The Halichoerus grypus chromosome 3, mHalGry1.hap1.1, whole genome shotgun sequence genome segment AACTTTCACTTTCCTCTATCGTATATGCAAATAGAAGAGAGTTTTATTAAGGAATTACGCAAGTAAgtgcttcaggaaaaaaaaaaccttgttcaAAGATGTAACTACAAGTCTTAATTACACAAGGCTTACATAATTAACTAGAGTGGGATAAATGAAATCCATGAAAACATTCTCAAACTTCACATGTAAATCTACAGTCTTCAATCTTTTCATCTATATGTTTAATCAAAGTctctaacaaaaagaaatacacctttgcctatatttttctatttctctgaccAGCCCTTGAGCAGaagtgatattttaaagataaaataataataaaagcaataataataataaaaacaatagaggaaagaataaaagggTAGAATTCTGGAATATTCCAGCctctatataatggaatgttgTCTATGGCACCTTAGAAAGTAGCTCAAAGTGTTGATTTTGGATTGCACCCTCACTGAAACTGGGATTATTCTGAATGGTGATTATAATCAGACATTACTATGCTGTTCTAAACCAGCCTAGCAACTAGCACCTCAAAATCATCAATATTCATATTGTTCAGGTAAACTCCTAGTTTCTAATGTCATATTCCAGTGCTATGAACCATCTCCCATCTTCTCAAGTATcaatcttctctctccctccctcacttttatctttcatatttaaTCTGACCTTTTCACAGTTTAGAACAGTACGAGGTAATGACTAGTAGTTTCTTAACTTAAAGGGAAAATGGCGGCCAAGGCCCCCATCATGGTCTATTTCTGTGCTCTCCAGCAGAATTATTTCACAgtccaaaaagaaaatctcattttgtATTCCAGGTACCAAGTGGAAAAATGAAGATTCTCCTGGTCTTTCTAGGTCTGCTTGGTAATTCTGTTGCTATGCCAGTGAGTATCAAAAATTTTTTAGgacttttctttgtgttctattgtTGCATAGTGTAGAGATAATTATTGGGTTTATTTCAACTGATGTTCTGAATTTGTCACTATTGTTCTCTTACTTCCAGATGCAAATGCCCCGAATGCCTGGATTTAGCAGTAAAAGTGAGGAGGTATGTATATTAAGTCTCTGGGGAGAAGTTTTCCAAAGCCCTGTCCTGagagtccattaaaaaaaagaaaactttctgatatataaaatttcttatgaaagagacagagagagggaaatttGAAAGACTTAAACTCTCAAATCAAGGCAAAGTAGTAATTTCCCCAGCATCATACCACCTACATACTTCAATGTTCCTTTCCAAGGTAAATGTGAATTTGGGTTCAAGTACAGTTAATGTTAGCTTCTTTGCTAAGTTTTCAAGCTAGCAAAGGTAGACATTTGTATCAAGGGTTTTTAGAAGGTAGACACATAAGCATATAGTATCTTCTACATGACTCATAGCCAAGATCATTAGCCAAATCCAATATACATCAGAAAGGAGAATCATCTTTTCATAGAATTATCACATTCTCAAATCCCAAACTTCAAAAATTGAGTAGAACATTCAAAAACTTCAAAGTAGACAAGATTTTTACTCTGTTATTCTATATTGAttcctctcaaaataaaattctgacttaaaaattaaagtgaCTTAGGGTTTTAATTGCacacttattttaaattcatgcATAACTAGTAAAAGACATTATGACTGTTGTATGTTAAAATCAGAAATTCAACTTATTTCCGGTGATTTGTAGACTGATTAGATAAAAAGTTTTCACTTTGTACCTTTGGATTCCTTTGGTCACAGATCATGCGGTATGGTCAATTCAACTTTATGAACTCCCCACATGTAAGTTCTGCTTTTTACTATTTCTGACAATTTCTTGTTTATATACAGATAGTTACATTATAAGGCTTGTCATAGCTACTAAAGATACCAATAGCTATCCATGTGTTTTAATTACAGTGTAATCATTATAAGAGTTTCAAGGGGGGGAAATCATTTCACCTGTCTCCTTACCCCaaattttcttcttgttctttacTGTTGTTctcttatgtaaataaaaatcatttattaattaCCAACATTCTTTATATCCAAGAGAAATCGGTTCTGGGAAAAGACCACACAACATATAATCACAAATAATGAGGACAAAAAAATAGCATAGTAAATACTCcagttgtatgtgtgtgtgggggggtaaattttatttggattatCTTGAAAGATAAcactaaaattatgaaataagtttttatcttatttaaataaatttaggtTATAACTAGCACTAGTGCCAACTCTTAGAAGCAACTAATAATGAATCACGTATCAGTTGGATCTTTTGGCATCATTTTTCTGACAAAATTATATGACAGTACAGCAATACAATATGTCACTTTTACTTTTGTGATGATCATGAGAACCATTGGAGGAAAGATCAAGGACTTCATCAATTTTCTCTTAATCCTTTATTCAAGCCATTCTCTTTGAAAGCTTCTCACCCACTATCATCATCCTTGCCAATTTTCTCTTCAACTATTGATTGGCCCAACTCTTTCAAACTCTCATTCTCGGTTTTAGGGACTTTGCCTGTGATTTGAAATTTTCACCAAGTTAATGATCATGAAATTCTGCATCAATGCAAGATTCACAATTTCACCTTCCATTGATCCACATGGCGTTTGCTCTGTATTTGTGTTCATCACCCAAGAGACAGCAAGAGACTGATTAATGAAGACTGGGGATAGAGACTGGTGTTAAACCGGAGCAGGAATGTTTGAATGGGAACTGACAGTGTAGGAGGtcaattcataaattaactttttCAGATTATAACTACTTTTGCTTCCCTGCCAACCTTGAAATTGTGGAGATTTTAATAATGAAGATGGAATTAATGAAAATTCACCAGCAACCAAAAACCATAGGCACCATATAAGGATGTTCACACAGAgaatttttattctctctctctctctctttcattgtttttcctgTTTGTCACTCTCACTTCCTTTaccttcttttttgctttctctccttttccagcCTGTAACAAGCCACAGGAGTTTTGAATTTGACGTCATCTCCTCTGTAACCTGACTCATTCACTTCTTACGTGAGTCAGTGCTTCAGAGTTAGAAAACTATTAGCcaaattcttaaaatgaaatttcttacCTAATCCTGTCTTTTGCTTTGCTTGGTTGGTTGATTTTCTAAGAGACTGAAATTCATTTCTGTAAGACAACAtttaaagaaatgctaaagatCTTGAGGCTTCCATGGTTGAGTtaaatttcatagaatttttaagATCCTTGGCTGAGTTTTAGAGACTAACATTAATGGATGAGGAAAGCTGGAATCTCGGCCCTCCTACAATTTGACTGTTATTTGCTACCCTTGCAGATGGCACAACTGGGCCCCTTGTATGGGAATGGTATGCCTCAGCTCTTCCCACAGTACCAGATGCCCATGTGGCCTCAACCACCACCCAACACAGGCCACCCACAGAAACCCTCATCCCCTTCAGCACCCAAACGCCAAAAGAGCAAGACTGATCAAGCCCCAGAGACTCAGAAACCCAACCAGCCTCAACCAAAAAAGCCACCACCAAAGCGGCCTTTAAAGCAGCCACCACCTACCCCAGCATGGCCAGAAGAGGAAACCCAGCCACCTCGGGTGAGGTTTGCCCAGCAAAATTCCAAACCAGAGTCCATAAATGGCCTTAGAGGGACTGGGAGAGCCATACCCTCCCCACATACACACTTTCTCCAGTGTTTCTCAATACAGGTACTGCTATGTATGAAATTGAATCTTTAGTTTTTACATTCTTCTCAGATGATGTTGCACCACATATTGAAAATTGCCTTGCAAGTTACCTCCAGCCTTTGTTTgattaaaaattaccaaaataggggcacctggctggcttagtcagtagagcatgtgactcttgatctcacagtcatgagctcgagccccacatttggtgtacagattattttttaaaaactcttttttaattaaaaataattaccaaaatACTGTTGCCATAGAGAGgttccttttaaaatgcagagaCATCATGGTATTATAACATGAGCATTAACAGAAGAGTCAGGGAACAGAGATTCAAGTTCTATCCCCAGCccttatttattgaatgatttgaGCAGTCCCTTTAAACTTTCTGGGCTGCAGGTTCCCCACGAGTAAAGATATGATCTCTAAGTCCCTTCCAAATCTATGCTTCGATGATCCAAAATACTTGAAAGGTAACACTGCTTCCAGTACTTCTGTGTGGCATAAATAGTCCTGACTTAAAATGAGAAGATGTGCAAATGGTTTCTCAAGATATTATCCAGTGTGGAGCTTCTAAAAAATGCTGTCTCTTCATCAACAAACAGACACTATTTATTATCAGACGCCATTACAGATATAGAGAATacaaaattgaataaaaagacaCTCCTGGATCATTTATCAACTAAGAGATTGTGGGCAAATGACtcaacttctctgaacttcagaaTCTTCAGTGAAAAGGAAATAATGTCTTTGGCAcatgtcttctgtttttttgtttttttgtttttttaagattttatttatttatttgacagagagacatagcaagagagggaacacaagcagggggagtgggagatagagaagcaggcttcccgcagagtagggagcccgatgcggggctcgatcccaggaccctgggatcatgacctgagccgaaggcagacgcttaaggactgagccacccaggcgcccctgtcttctgtttttaaatgatGATTCAATCAGTTTACCTCAATAAAATGCACAGCACAATACCTAGAACATAAGTGTTCAATGATACtaattgttgttgttattattattatcatctcagccctaaaaaaaaggaaatcacagtTTAATGCGAAAggagatgcagactcccaggTATCAAACAATTGTATTTAATAGGTTTGTTTCGTTTTCCTTTTATCCTTCTCACTTCCGCATCATtgtgattctttctttctctttaggcATTCCCACCATTCGGCAATGGGCTATTCCCACCATTTGGCAATGGGCTCTATCAACAGCCACCCTGGCAAGTCCCACAtgtgagtttttttctttatactagaagtgaaaaataatattaacatgtTATATCTCAAACTAGTATGAGTTCATACTCTCTAAATGGAATGCCATATGCCAATCAGTGgagagtatgaaaaaaaaatcatcacatcAGTAATCATGTAGGGGAAAAAATGGTTTCATGAATTTTTTACTTGGACAAATTTGTGACATGAACAGTTGAAATCGCCAAACCACCACTAATAACTTAGTTAATGAATTGATTTTAAAGGACTGTGCTATTTCACTACTATTCCCCACTTTCCTAAGAggttagaaaatacaaaaattatcttcatttaatGTAATGGGGAAATTGAGACAAAATGGAGTTTGAAAATCATAAGATAAGCTATGATTAGACTAAGATCTTTCCATGATATCTTATTATTTCTAGCCACAGATGTTTCATTATAAAGAATCTTGCAAAATAATATGTATGAGaatcttttaaagtttaaaatcattaaaataaaacaatattgaaattgcATCACaggcattaaaaatataaatcacaaaataaactatttgaactaaagaaaagtttaaaagccAATTGCTGTTAAACTAACAGAAGCATCAAATATTTGATGACTTTTTATTCAGCTATGGCATTGGTTTTTCTTGTCTATAACTCTATAACCAAGAATCCTTCTTATCAATAAGGAACAATTCACTCAAGGAGTAAGagttccttactttttttttttctttaaaagagtgACTTCCTTTCACTGGCCATTCTGAACTCAGGAAACTAAGGCTGTACCAGGTGAAGATTCAAAAAGCAGATAAGCATGATTCTCATGTTCAACTATGATCTCATCCACATAGAACTTCCTTAAGGTCTGTGGGAGTTGGACCAATCTTCTAAACCCTCCCCTGAGCAAACACTCAGCCTCCAAGTTTGATTAGGAAAATAAACCTTGCTCAAATAAAAAAGTTATAGTAATAATCCAGGAGAAATTGTCAGTTTGTCATCCTAAATGTGACATAGACTCTCTAAAAATAGCatcattgtttaatttccattattACATGTTCTAATATGGATGTTTAGATCATAACAGcactcaaatctctctctctctctctctctctctctctctgtgtgtgtgcgtgtgtgtgtgtgtgtgtgtgtgtgtgtgtgtgttggggggtgatGGGGTGACTGCTAGGAGATGCAGCCATACATGGTATTCTGAGTAGGATAATCTAGAATCCAGTTGAAGCCTTTGTATTTACCAGTATTCACTGATggattataattataaaaattataattaatagatTGTGAGAGCTAATGACTCAGAAGCTAAAAACGAACAATACTAATACCCAATCACTGACTTGAACTATTTTAAGACGCCATGAGTCATGCAAACAAATGGCAGCCTAGAACCTGGTTTTCCCTTGAGTTCACTATGCTTTTCACATTTCAGAGGGTACCACCAGGTTATGGACGTCCACCAGTCAGCAATGAAGAAGGTGGGGTGAGTACAAGTAAAGCTACATTCCCCATTAGGAATAACAATCCATTAGCCTCTGCTTTTTGATTCCTATataataaaaaggttaaaattcaacacatgaatttgtaGCTCAAGTGCCCATGATATAAGAAAAGGAGccagtaacaaaaataaatgtgatatatcattTCTCCTCTACATGTACTgaactctctccctccctctcttcctttctcccccactccctcactctctctctctctctctctccccctccctctttctctcttttattctctgtctctctctaagaAGACTAACATAATAACCTTTGCTCCAGAGTCTTTGGACTCTGGACAGTGGTGGAGTAACtaaaaagcagagaaggaaggaaatgcaacCTAGAAAGTTATCCCCAGAAGGGAATTAAGTAATTATCTAACTCCTTCATTGTACAAATAAATTGAAGCCCAAAGAAGATAAATTACTATTCAATTTCAGCCACTGAGTTAGTGGATAAACTGGACCTAGAGCTCTTCTGACACCCTGTCCAATGGCTTCTTTACCACACCACACTAGAAGAGCCAAATGCATGTCACAGAGTGATACACTGTGAAAATATTCTAGCCCCCTGTGTCATCAGAAAAGTCATTATAGTGATTCTGGCATGGGACTCCACCCCTGGAgcttacttccttttttcccctaaatatatATGTCCTCAGTGAAATAGCTCTGGGGGATGAGGGGATGAGAAAGGGAGCAAGGAGGGAGTTAAAATAATGACATTGGAAATTACTATGTAATGGCATAAGGTGCTTTTAAaaaggggtgcccggctggctcagtcagaggagcaggcaactcttgatctccaggtcgtgagtttgagccccatgttggatgtagagattacttaaacaaacaaacttttaaaaactttttaaaaagttaaaaagtttaaaaaataaaataaaaatatccttttgaGATTGAAATTACCAGATAAAAATGATTCAGATAATTGTATGCATCCCAGAAACAGGAACtttgaattttcaaaacaatagtatgagaaaataaagcagaatggCCCAGGTAGCATAGGCATGAAAAAGTCTGTTTTTCCTCCTCCTGGGATgtcacttagcagaatgtcctcaaggttcatccatgttgtcatatatcaaagtttccttctttcttaaggctgaatagtattccgtAGTGTGTCTTTACCACATTTgccttttccattcatctgttgatagacatttaggttctactgtgaatagtgctgcaagtAGTAGTTGTGATTTGCAACTGCATAAAGTACAAGGGAGAGGAAATGAGGCTGGATGGAATAGTTGCGGGCCAGATGgttataaaagaattattagcatgctggtggtggtggtggcggtggcggtggcggtgTTATATAATGTATAACATTTGTTAGGTACTTACTAAGTACCAGGCACTGAGCTTTACAGATGTTATCGCTTTTGACCCTCATGACAACTTATGAGTTAGATATTATTTTATCATCTTGAGTTTACAAATAACTGATGCTATCATAAATTGAGGTTAGCCCAAAGTCATACTATTAATACTGATGGAACAGGGATTTTTAACCCATATCTGTGTAGAGCTCCACTCTTTAGACCTGCTTTTTATGTTATGCTATGGGGTTTAGAGTTTATCCTGTACGGTAGGGcaactttaaataatatttaaagaggaAAGTGAAGTGACAGAAGTTctgccaacccccacccccaaactctaTTGTTCTGATGGCAGTGGAGAAACAAGATTAGAGGAAAGTAAAATCACACCCAGAGTAACCAGAAAGAAAACTATTGCAATAGTTCAAGGGTACCACGGatagaggaggagggacaggatgGAAGTTTAGATTTTATAGGACTTGGTTATTAATTGTCTAGGGGAAATAGAGGAGAGTAGAAACCTGGAAAACTGGGTAGATAGTGGTGCATGTTGTTTAGATATAGAATATTGGAGAAGGAAGTTTGGGGGTGATAGGCCCAATTAACATTCAGTTGGAGGTACCTATGAGATCTTTAGTGATGAAGTCTTGCTGCCTCAGCCTCAGGAGAGAGTGTCATGGGCCAGATTTATGGCTTCAGGAGTCACTGGTTTATATCTATATTGAAAACATTGGCCTGCAATAGATTGCTCAAGGCAGGTGtgtaaaatgagaacagaagAATGAGAAGGATAGAAAAtggaatccttaaaaaaataaaaacaaacaaaaaacccctcagATTTAGGATCCAGGCctaggaagagaaaactgagtgGTAACGTCAGAAAGAGTACCCCAAGAGAGAACCAGAAGGGAGTAGGGTCAAGGAAACCAAGGCGGAATTAACTTTCAAGAAAGAAAGCATAGCTAAGGTTTTAAAAGAAGCATATGGTTAATATCCCTATTACACTAAAAAATTCTGAGCAACAGCACAGTGGGGAACAAAGAGTAATTACTGATTTCCATCTTCTTCCCTACAGAATCCTTACTTTGGATATTTTGGATATCAGGGATTTGGGGGTCGTCCTTATTATTCAGAAGAGATGTTTGAACAAGATTTTGAAAAACCCAAAGAAGAAGATCCTCCTAAAACAGAGAGTCCGGCCACTGAGCCCTCGGGTAATTCAACAGGTCCTGAGACTAATTCTACTCAACCAAACGCACCCAATGCTGCAGGGAGTCAGAGCGGAAATGACACCAGCCCAACAGGAAACAGTGGCCATGGCCCAAACACAGCTCAAAACCGGGTTATCTCACCCTCTACCGTTAATGTTTCAGGCCAGGGAGTACCAAAAACTCAAATCACGTGGGGACCAAGTCAGCcaaatattcatgaaaattatCCAAATCCTAACATCCGAAATTTTCCTGCAGGGAGACAATGGCGTCCCACTGGTACTATCATGGGGCACAGACAGAATGGGCCTTTTTACCGAAATCAACAGGTTCAAAGGGGTCCTCGGTGGAACTCCTTTGCTTTGGAACGCAAACAAGCAGTTCGTCCAGGAAATCCAATTTATCGCAAGGCTTATGCTTCTACTGCAAGAGGGAATTCTCCCAATCATGCAGGAAATCTGGGAAATGTCAGAAGAAAGCCTCAGGGACCAAATAAATACCCTATGGGAACCAATGTTGCTCCTCTGGGTCCCAAACATGGTACTGTTGTCCACAGTGAAAAAATCCAAAATCCAGGAGAGAAACCAGTAGGTCCGAAAGAAAGAATAGTCATTCCTACAAGGGATCCCTCTGGCCCCTGGAGAAACTCTCAAGATTATGGAGTTAATAAATCAAACTATAAACTGCCTCATCCTGAGAGTAACATGCTAGTCCCAAATTTTAATTCTATTGATCAACATGAAAACTCTTATTACCCAAGAGGAGATTCCAGAAGAGCCCCAAATTCTGATGGACAAATCCCAAACCAGAATTTGCCCAAAGGGATTATTTTGGAGCCAAGAAGAAACCCATATGAATCAGAAACTAATCAGCCAGAATTAAAGCACAGTACGTATCAACCTGTATATCCTGAGGAAATTCCTTCCCCTGCAAGAGAACATTTTCCTGCTGGAAGAAATACTTGGAACCACCAAGAAATCTCCCCATCTTTTAAGAAAGATCCTGGGAGACAGGAGGAACACTTACCTCATCCTTCTCATGGCTCTAGGGGAGGTGTTTACTACCCTGACTATAACTCTTACGATCCCAGGGAAAACTCACCATATCTTAGAAGCAATATGTGGGATGAGAGAGACGATTCTCCCAATAATATAGGGCAACCCAAAAATTCGCTGTACCCCATAAATACTCCAGAGCTGAAAGAAACAGTCCCTTATAATGAAGAGGACCCAGTTGATCCAACTGGAGATGTAACTTTCCCAGGACAAAGTAGATGGGGTATGGAGGAGCCAAGCTTTAAAGAAGGTCCAACAGTTAGGCACTATGAAGGCGAGCAATACACCTCAAATCAACCAAAGGAATACCTTCCCTATTCCTTAGATAATCCATCAAAACCCAGGGAGGATTTCCCTTATGGTGAGTTTTACCCCTGGGACCCAGATGAAAATTTTCCACCATATAATACAGCCCCTACTGTACCACCACTTGTGGAGAGGGGCTATTATGCTAATAATGCTGTTGGACAAGAAGAAAGCACTCTGTTTCCTTCTTGGAACTCCTGGGACCACAGGATTCAACCCCaagggcagaaagaaagaaggccatattttaacagaaatttcTGGAATCAGCCAACAGCTTTACACAAAGCACCCCCTAGCCCACCACACCAGAAAGAGAACCAGCACTATCCTAGTAATTCCCCAGCTGGGCTTCAGAAAAATCCAACATGGCGTGAAGGTGAGAATTTGAATTATGGCATGCAGATTACCAGGTTAAATTCACCAGAGGGAGAACATTTGGCTTTCCCAGACTTAATTCCTCCAAGTTACCCAGCAGGTCAAAAGGAAGCACATGTATTTCACCTAAGCCAGAGAGGCCCTTGCTGTGTTGGTGGCTCCACAGGACACAAGGACAATCCACTTGCTCTCCAGGACTACACTCCATCCTTTGGTCTTGCACCAGGGGAGAATCAAGACACCAGCCCTCTGTACACAGAAGATAGCCACACTAAACATGTAAGACATACCATCTCCCCTACAAGCAACCTGCCTGACCAAAGAAACAGCTCAGAGAAAAGACTGCCTGGAGAAAGTCAAAACCCAAGTCCTTTCAGAGATGATGTGTCCACTCTGAGAAGGAACACACCATGTTCGATGAAGAATCAACTGAGCCAGAGGGGAATTATGCCCTTTCCTGAAGCCAGTTCCCTTCAATCAAAGAATATGCCTTGTCTCACAAGTGACCTTGGAGGAGATGGGAACAATGTTTTGGAACAAATATTTGAAGGCAACCAGTTCAATGAAAGAACTGTTGATCTTACTCCTGAACAGCTTGTTATCGGTACACCTGATGAAGGCCCTCAGCCAGAAGGAATCCAAAGTGAAGTGCAAGGAAATGAGGGTGAAAGGCAGCAACAAAGACCATCAAGCATCCTACAGTTACCATGCTTTGGCTCCAAAATAGCGAAGTATCACTCCTCCAGCACTGGAACTCCATCTAGCGTTGGAAGGCAAGGCCCATTTGATGAAGATCCAGTTATGcctactggaagtcctaactcATTGTCTAGGTTAGCTACTGGGGCACAGTTTCAGAGTATAAACGTAGACCCACTTAATGCAGATGAACACACTCCATTTGATTCTCTTCAATTAGGGACCAATCCACAGGACCATGTGCAAGACTGCTTACTACTTCAGGCCTAGGGATTATCGCAACCAAACATTCTTTGGGGAAGGAAAATACCTGATATTCTACAGTGGTTCCCcaacatccccccacccctcaccagaCTCAATTAAGTATCTGACCCTCTTAGTGATCCTTAAGTTTTTCCCCATTCCAGCAATAGGAGTAGTggcccaggtgatgctgatgagGTTGAGCCTCTGGGGGTTGCTAGATTCAGTATTGTCACTAATTAACACAGACCttaaaaagaagtagaaaggCTATGACCTCCATCACCTTGAAACTTGGAAGCCACTTGTCTGGGTTAGTTTCCCTTTGTTTGctgattcttcctttttctttcaaagttcCATACTTGCAAAATTCTCTGGTTTTGCAAGACAGAAAGGCAGATGAACTTTCCATTTTATGCATGGAGATCTATATATCAGTATAATCCCGATGATTATACAGTTTTTTCTTGTGTTGgtctttgtcagttttttttcctaGCTAATATTCTTTTGACATCTTTTATCTCCCACTACTTCTCTCTTTGCTCtatcatttcccttcttc includes the following:
- the ENAM gene encoding enamelin; translated protein: MFEQDFEKPKEEDPPKTESPATEPSGNSTGPETNSTQPNAPNAAGSQSGNDTSPTGNSGHGPNTAQNRVISPSTVNVSGQGVPKTQITWGPSQPNIHENYPNPNIRNFPAGRQWRPTGTIMGHRQNGPFYRNQQVQRGPRWNSFALERKQAVRPGNPIYRKAYASTARGNSPNHAGNLGNVRRKPQGPNKYPMGTNVAPLGPKHGTVVHSEKIQNPGEKPVGPKERIVIPTRDPSGPWRNSQDYGVNKSNYKLPHPESNMLVPNFNSIDQHENSYYPRGDSRRAPNSDGQIPNQNLPKGIILEPRRNPYESETNQPELKHSTYQPVYPEEIPSPAREHFPAGRNTWNHQEISPSFKKDPGRQEEHLPHPSHGSRGGVYYPDYNSYDPRENSPYLRSNMWDERDDSPNNIGQPKNSLYPINTPELKETVPYNEEDPVDPTGDVTFPGQSRWGMEEPSFKEGPTVRHYEGEQYTSNQPKEYLPYSLDNPSKPREDFPYGEFYPWDPDENFPPYNTAPTVPPLVERGYYANNAVGQEESTLFPSWNSWDHRIQPQGQKERRPYFNRNFWNQPTALHKAPPSPPHQKENQHYPSNSPAGLQKNPTWREGENLNYGMQITRLNSPEGEHLAFPDLIPPSYPAGQKEAHVFHLSQRGPCCVGGSTGHKDNPLALQDYTPSFGLAPGENQDTSPLYTEDSHTKHVRHTISPTSNLPDQRNSSEKRLPGESQNPSPFRDDVSTLRRNTPCSMKNQLSQRGIMPFPEASSLQSKNMPCLTSDLGGDGNNVLEQIFEGNQFNERTVDLTPEQLVIGTPDEGPQPEGIQSEVQGNEGERQQQRPSSILQLPCFGSKIAKYHSSSTGTPSSVGRQGPFDEDPVMPTGSPNSLSRLATGAQFQSINVDPLNADEHTPFDSLQLGTNPQDHVQDCLLLQA